The following coding sequences lie in one Seriola aureovittata isolate HTS-2021-v1 ecotype China chromosome 5, ASM2101889v1, whole genome shotgun sequence genomic window:
- the cdk7 gene encoding cyclin-dependent kinase 7 has translation MALDVKSRAKRYEKLDFLGEGQFATVYKARDKTTDTIVAIKKIKVGHRTEAKDGINRTALREIKLLQELHHPNIIGLLDAFGHKSNISLVFDFMETDLEVIIKDTSLVLTPANIKAYILMTLQGLEYMHQHWVLHRDLKPNNLLLDGNGVLKLADFGLAKAFGSPNRVYTHQVVTRWYRSPELLFGARMYGVGVDMWAVGCILAELLLRIPFLAGDSDLDQLTKIFEALGTPTEETWPGVSSLPDYVSFKIFPGTPLEHIFSAAGDDLLELLQGLFTFNPSTRTTATQALKMRYFSNRPGPTPGPQLPRPNFSAEALREKETVGLKRKIEGLETTVMKKKLIF, from the exons ATGGCGCTCGATGTAAAGTCCAGAGCCAAACGATACGAGAAACTGGATTTTCTCGGAGAGGGTCAG tttgCCACAGTGTACAAAGCCAGAGACAAGACGACTGACACCATAGTTGCCATTAAAAAG ATTAAGGTTGGCCACAGAACCGAGGCTAAAGATG GTATAAACAGGACTGCTCTGCGAGAGATCAAactgctgcaggagctgcatCATCCAAATATCATTGGG CTGCTGGATGCTTTTGGACACAAATCTAACATCAGTTTGGTGTTTGACTTCATGGAAACGGATCTAGAG gTGATCATCAAAGACACCAGCCTAGTCCTGACTCCAGCCAACATCAAAGCCTACATCCTCATGACTCTACAGGGATTAGAGTATATGCACCAACACTGGGTCTTACACAGG GATCTGAAGCCCAATAATCTGCTGTTGGACGGGAACGGAGTGTTGAAGTTGGCTGATTTTGGTTTGGCCAAAGCATTTGGCAGCCCGAACAGAGTCTACACACATCAAGTTGTTACCAG GTGGTACCGCTCCCCTGAGCTCCTGTTTGGTGCCAGGATGTACGGTGTGGGTGTTGACATGTGGGCAGTGGGATGCATCCTGGCAGAGTTACTCCTTCGG ATACCATTCCTTGCCGGGGACTCGGATCTTGACCAGCTGACAAAGATCTTTGAGGCTCTTGGGACGCCCACAGAAGAGACATGGCCT GGAGTGAGTAGTCTACCAGACTACGTGTCCTTCAAAATTTTTCCTGGCACACCTCTGGAACATATATTTAGTGCAGCTGGAGATGACTTACTAGAGCTCCTACAGGGCCTCTTCACCTTTAACCCCTCAACAAGGACCACAGCTACACAG GCTCTGAAGATGAGGTACTTCAGTAATCGGCCTGGTCCCACTCCAGGCCCCCAGCTCCCCCGACCCAACTTTTCAGCTGAGGCTCTGAGGGAGAAGGAAACAGTCGGGCTCAAGAGGAAAATAGAAGGCTTGGAGACAA CTGTGATGAAGAAGAAGCTCATTTTCTGA